A single genomic interval of Mauremys reevesii isolate NIE-2019 linkage group 24, ASM1616193v1, whole genome shotgun sequence harbors:
- the ZBTB7B gene encoding zinc finger and BTB domain-containing protein 7B — protein MGSPEDDLIGIPFPEHSSELLSSLNEQRQLGVLCDVTIRSQGLEYRTHRAVLAGCSRYFKKLFAGPGPGPGQEVCELDFVGPEALGALLEFAYTATLTISSANMGEVLQAAQLLEIPCVIAACVEILQGSGREAPGPDDGDCERARRYLEAFATLPDVAGAPLLPARPAPRRSKKTRKFLQARSSRLNHHAEEPGPGSPLPEPREPSPLLPPVPEGLAQPYEGYEAAEEEEELPPHPYPYPYPYPYQPALSPEDAGSDEDPIDPDLMAYLSSLQQEPLAPGLDSPDKLVRKRRSQMPQECPVCHKIIHGAGKLPRHMRTHTGEKPFACEVCGVRFTRNDKLKIHMRKHTGERPYSCQHCSARFLHSYDLKNHMHLHTGARPYECYLCHKAFAKDDHLQRHLKGQNCLEVRTRRRRREEPPPPPAGPQGLDLSNGRLESLRLSLARFWDPPRAPPPNEDEEEEEGEAEEGPQLDGAVPVETA, from the exons TAAGCAGCCTGAACGAGCAGCGCCAGCTCGGGGTGCTGTGCGACGTCACCATCCGGAGCCAGGGGCTGGAGTACCGCACCCACCGGGCCGTGCTGGCCGGCTGCAGCCGCTACTTCAAGAAGCTGTttgcggggccggggccaggcccGGGACAGGAGGTCTGCGAGCTGGACTTCGTGGGGCCCGAGGCACTGGGCGCGCTGCTGGAGTTCGCGTACACGGCCACGCTCACCATCAGCAGCGCCAACATGGGCGAGGTGCTGcaggctgcccagctgctggagatcccctgcGTCATCGCCGCCTGCGTGGAGATCCTGCAGGGCAGTGGGCGGGAGGCGCCCGGGCCCGATGACGGGGACTGCGAGCGGGCACGCCGCTACCTCGAGGCCTTTGCCACCCTGCCGGACGTGGCCGgggcccccctgctccctgcccgcccggCCCCCCGCCGCAGCAAGAAGACCCGCAAGTTCCTGCAGGCTCGATCCTCCCGGCTCAATCACCACGCCGAAGAGCCGGGCCCCGGCAGCCCCTTGCCCGAGCCTCGGGAGCcgtctcccctgctgcccccggtGCCCGAGGGCCTGGCCCAGCCCTACGAGGGCTACGAGgcggctgaggaggaggaggagctgccccCGCACCCCTACCCCTACCCGTATCCCTACCCCTACCAGCCAGCCCTGTCCCCCGAGGACGCCGGCTCCGACGAGGACCCCATTGACCCTGACCTCATGGCCTACCTGAgctccctgcagcaggagcccctgGCCCCCGGCCTGGACAGCCCCGACAAGCTGGTGCGCAAGCGTCGCTCCCAGATGCCCCAGGAATGCCCCGTCTGCCACAAGATCATCCATGGCGCAGGCAAGCTGCCCCGGCACATGCGCACCCACACCGGCGAGAAGCCGTTCGCCTGTGAGGTGTGCGGCGTCCGCTTCACCCG gAACGACAAGCTGAAGATCCACATGAGGAAGCACACGGGCGAGCGGCCCTACTCCTGCCAGCACTGCAGCGCCCGCTTCCTGCACAGCTACGACCTGAAGAACCACATGCACCTGCACACGGGCGCCCGGCCCTACGAGTGCTACCTCTGCCACAAGGCCTTCGCCAAGGACGACCACCTGCAGCGCCACCTCAAGGGCCAGAACTGCCTGGAGGTGCGGACGCGCCGGCGCCGCCGCGAagagccgcccccgccccccgccggccCCCAGGGCCTCGACCTGTCCAACGGGCGCCTGGAGAGCCTGCGCCTCTCGCTGGCCCGCTTCTGGGACCCGCCCCGCGCCCCCCCGCCCAAtgaggacgaggaggaggaggagggggaggcagaggaggggccgcaGCTGGACGGGGCCGTCCCCGTGGAGACGGCGTAG
- the DCST2 gene encoding DC-STAMP domain-containing protein 2 isoform X2, with amino-acid sequence MTLQEWDARSPRHCTAAPIPTHPTAAAPWRVPPAPGQTRTQSPTDWAEQGKNMLLLVALGMAMQGPCTNILRNFARAAQSVSCGAELTLNQTAELLQKAREPLLSALTRIKAIAQKAKVVGDRVRKFFRSVMDSVRHVARALRNVWYWLVHVGEVCNQDLGAPYTKCLRLFDTAKDKCERVIPALFFLCYILLLFKPLCGLANALLVFCVIPQYVQPFLRRRVVAPVLRVLSRVRREFEFNISAVHQFDVSLNSTKSLAQVALDIMEAVGLRLQPAREVLGLFAHVSSCVLLYLYLQALLYRRRYLHDDNFDNIYITGRFLAMDVLRARQGRPTVLPLSARESTKYICPGSPFLSRRERLGYGLALAGVLRHVLLGLALILLDYGVFWLLDLVRYQLHGEIVARAPVVMSVSVNGTGYTGEIYRDLVSAFDALQRGNVSVLSRRCRLRPAEPDYRTYLLIGLMYGVCFFIAVFGSYVGRLRRVVCASYYPSREQERTCFLYNSILTRRTGLASSLLRATRQRAADEGHTNLLLILASKFPLCAWLAQRMGVHQQYCMGCGRIGGGAASQDFITCITPGCRGIYCRECYQLLSNVCSICMAPLAYQGDMDEEIDSSDEETVGLWLGATRALRGQEQEQRRRLRQLLRQRIRQAVQGQGSCRRLPQELAAWVWAQLEEDESGDSTGASTPSPMAAADDSSSDLDFSYQEQPEGSDGEGGALPGPRPPEPGELEEVKMIPDTSQ; translated from the exons ATGACTCTCCAGGAGTGGGACGCCAGGTCCCCGCGCCACTGCactgctgcccccatccccacacaccccactgcTGCGGCCCCTTGGCGTGTGCCACCTGCCCCAGGCCAGACTCGAACACAGAGCCCCACAGACTGGGCTG agcaggggaagaacatgctgctgctggtggcgctgGGCATGGCCATGCAGGGACCCTGCACCAACATCCTGCGGAACTTCGCCCGAGCGGCCCAGTCCGTGTCCTGCGGGGCCGAACTCACCCTCAACCAGACGGCCGAGCTGCTGCAGAAAGCCAGGGAGCCGCTGCTCA GCGCACTGACCAGGATCAAGGCCATTGCCCAGAAGGCCAAGGTGGTGGGTGACCGCGTCCGCAAGTTCTTCCGCTCCGTCATGGACTCTGTGCGGCACGTTG CCCGGGCCCTGCGGAACGTGTGGTACTGGCTGGTGCACGTGGGTGAGGTGTGCAACCAGGACCTGGGTGCCCCCTACACCAAGTGCCTGCGGCTCTTCGACACGGCCAAGGACAAGTGTGAGCGCGTCATCCCTGCCCTCTTCTTCCTCTGctacatcctcctcctcttcaagCCGCTCTGCGGCCTGGCCAATG CGCTCCTGGTCTTCTGCGTCATCCCCCAGTACGTGCAGCCCTTCCTGCGCAGGAGAGTCGTGGCCC CTGTCCTGAGGGTGCTGAGCCGCGTGCGCAGGGAGTTTGAGTTCAACATCTCGGCCGTGCACCAGTTCGACGTCAGCCTCAACTCCACCAAGAGCCTGGCCCAGGTGGCCCTGGACATCATGGAGGCTGTTGGCCTGCGGCTGCAGCCAGCCCGAGAGGTGCTGGGCCTCTTCGCACACGTCTCCTCCTGCGTCCTCCTCTACCTGTACCTGCA GGCCCTGCTCTATCGCAGACGGTACCTGCACGACGACAACTTCGACAACATCTACATCACAGGGCGCTTCCTGGCCATGGACGTACTGCGGGCACGGCAGGGCAGGCCCACGGTGCTGCCCCTCTCCGCGCGGGAGAGCACCAAGTACATCTGCCCAG GCTCCCCGTTCCTGTCGCGCCGGGAGCGCTTGGGTTACGGCCTGGCCCTGGCAGGCGTCCTACGCCACGTGCTCCTCGGCCTCGCCCTCATCCTCCTCGACTACGGGGTCTTCTGGCTGCTCGACCTGGTCCGCTACCAGCTGCATGGCGAGATCGTGGCCAGGG CTCCCGTGGTGATGAGCGTCAGTGTGAACGGGACAGGCTACACGGGTGAGATCTACCGCGACCTGGTCTCTGCGTTCGACGCCCTGCAGCGTGGCAACGTCAGTGTCCTGTCCCGCCGGTGCCGCCTGCGCCCTGCTGAGCCGGACTACCGCACCTACCTGCTCATTG GACTCATGTACGGTGTCTGCTTCTTCATCGCTGTCTTCGGCAGCTATGTGGGGCGCTTGCGCAGGGTGGTGTGCGCCTCGTATTACCCCTCCCGCGAGCAG GAGCGGACGTGCTTCCTCTACAACAGCATCCTGACGCGGCGGACAGGCCTGGCGAGCTCCCTGCTCCGGGCCACGAGGCAGCGGGCGGCCGACGAAGGCCACACCAACCTGCTCCTCATCCTCGCCTCCAA GTTTCCCCTGTGCGCCTGGTTGGCGCAGAGGATGGGCGTTCACCAGCAGTACTGCATGGGTTGTGGGCGCATCGGGGGTGGGGCCGCCAGCCAGGACTTCATCACCTGCATCACCCCTGGCtgcagag ggatctACTGCAGAGAATGCTACCAGCTGCTTAGCAACGTCTGCTCCATCTGCATGGCCCCCCTGGCCTACCAGGGCGACATGGACGAAGAGAT CGACTCCAGTGACGAGGAGACCGTGGGGCTATGGCTGGGCGCCACACGGGCGctgcgggggcaggagcaggagcagaggcGCCGGCTGCGCCAGCTGCTAAGGCAGCGCATCCGCCAagcagtgcagggccagggctcctgccggcgcctgccccaggagctggccGCGTGGGTCtgggcccagctggaggaggatgAGAGCGGAGACAGCACCGGGGCCAGCACTCCCAGCCCCATGGCAGCGGCTGATGACAGCTCCAG CGACCTGGACTTCAGCTACCAGGAGCAGCCTGAGGGCAGTgacggggagggaggggccctgccggggcccaggcccccagagccaggggagctggaggaagTGAAGATGATCCCAGATACCAGCCAGTGA
- the DCST2 gene encoding DC-STAMP domain-containing protein 2 isoform X1, with the protein MGLVSALRRALGTSKQGPWPRSRKGSGGPGLAGESPVRGVVRSAGSFALGMTLASLYGALVLFAQSYNVWYCLVSTTSLGAGLGLGMAFSSKVRVTVLLMLPHVFSKQGKNMLLLVALGMAMQGPCTNILRNFARAAQSVSCGAELTLNQTAELLQKAREPLLSALTRIKAIAQKAKVVGDRVRKFFRSVMDSVRHVARALRNVWYWLVHVGEVCNQDLGAPYTKCLRLFDTAKDKCERVIPALFFLCYILLLFKPLCGLANALLVFCVIPQYVQPFLRRRVVAPVLRVLSRVRREFEFNISAVHQFDVSLNSTKSLAQVALDIMEAVGLRLQPAREVLGLFAHVSSCVLLYLYLQALLYRRRYLHDDNFDNIYITGRFLAMDVLRARQGRPTVLPLSARESTKYICPGSPFLSRRERLGYGLALAGVLRHVLLGLALILLDYGVFWLLDLVRYQLHGEIVARAPVVMSVSVNGTGYTGEIYRDLVSAFDALQRGNVSVLSRRCRLRPAEPDYRTYLLIGLMYGVCFFIAVFGSYVGRLRRVVCASYYPSREQERTCFLYNSILTRRTGLASSLLRATRQRAADEGHTNLLLILASKFPLCAWLAQRMGVHQQYCMGCGRIGGGAASQDFITCITPGCRGIYCRECYQLLSNVCSICMAPLAYQGDMDEEIDSSDEETVGLWLGATRALRGQEQEQRRRLRQLLRQRIRQAVQGQGSCRRLPQELAAWVWAQLEEDESGDSTGASTPSPMAAADDSSSDLDFSYQEQPEGSDGEGGALPGPRPPEPGELEEVKMIPDTSQ; encoded by the exons ATGGGGCTTGTCTCAGCTCTCCGCAGGGCCCTGGGCACGTCAAAGCAGGGCCCGTGGCCCAGGAGCAGGAAGGGCAgtggggggccagggctggcggGGGAGAGCCCCGTGCGGGGCGTGGTGCGCAGCGCGGGCAGCTTCGCCCTGGGCATGACCCTGGCCAGCCTCTACGGTGCCCTGGTGCTCTTCGCGCAGAGCTACAACGTCTGGTACTGCCTGGTGTCCACCACCAGCCTGGGCGCTGGCCTAGGGCTGGGCATGGCCTTCTCCAGCAAGGTGCGCGTCACCGTCCTGCTCATGCTGCCCCACGTCTTCTCCA agcaggggaagaacatgctgctgctggtggcgctgGGCATGGCCATGCAGGGACCCTGCACCAACATCCTGCGGAACTTCGCCCGAGCGGCCCAGTCCGTGTCCTGCGGGGCCGAACTCACCCTCAACCAGACGGCCGAGCTGCTGCAGAAAGCCAGGGAGCCGCTGCTCA GCGCACTGACCAGGATCAAGGCCATTGCCCAGAAGGCCAAGGTGGTGGGTGACCGCGTCCGCAAGTTCTTCCGCTCCGTCATGGACTCTGTGCGGCACGTTG CCCGGGCCCTGCGGAACGTGTGGTACTGGCTGGTGCACGTGGGTGAGGTGTGCAACCAGGACCTGGGTGCCCCCTACACCAAGTGCCTGCGGCTCTTCGACACGGCCAAGGACAAGTGTGAGCGCGTCATCCCTGCCCTCTTCTTCCTCTGctacatcctcctcctcttcaagCCGCTCTGCGGCCTGGCCAATG CGCTCCTGGTCTTCTGCGTCATCCCCCAGTACGTGCAGCCCTTCCTGCGCAGGAGAGTCGTGGCCC CTGTCCTGAGGGTGCTGAGCCGCGTGCGCAGGGAGTTTGAGTTCAACATCTCGGCCGTGCACCAGTTCGACGTCAGCCTCAACTCCACCAAGAGCCTGGCCCAGGTGGCCCTGGACATCATGGAGGCTGTTGGCCTGCGGCTGCAGCCAGCCCGAGAGGTGCTGGGCCTCTTCGCACACGTCTCCTCCTGCGTCCTCCTCTACCTGTACCTGCA GGCCCTGCTCTATCGCAGACGGTACCTGCACGACGACAACTTCGACAACATCTACATCACAGGGCGCTTCCTGGCCATGGACGTACTGCGGGCACGGCAGGGCAGGCCCACGGTGCTGCCCCTCTCCGCGCGGGAGAGCACCAAGTACATCTGCCCAG GCTCCCCGTTCCTGTCGCGCCGGGAGCGCTTGGGTTACGGCCTGGCCCTGGCAGGCGTCCTACGCCACGTGCTCCTCGGCCTCGCCCTCATCCTCCTCGACTACGGGGTCTTCTGGCTGCTCGACCTGGTCCGCTACCAGCTGCATGGCGAGATCGTGGCCAGGG CTCCCGTGGTGATGAGCGTCAGTGTGAACGGGACAGGCTACACGGGTGAGATCTACCGCGACCTGGTCTCTGCGTTCGACGCCCTGCAGCGTGGCAACGTCAGTGTCCTGTCCCGCCGGTGCCGCCTGCGCCCTGCTGAGCCGGACTACCGCACCTACCTGCTCATTG GACTCATGTACGGTGTCTGCTTCTTCATCGCTGTCTTCGGCAGCTATGTGGGGCGCTTGCGCAGGGTGGTGTGCGCCTCGTATTACCCCTCCCGCGAGCAG GAGCGGACGTGCTTCCTCTACAACAGCATCCTGACGCGGCGGACAGGCCTGGCGAGCTCCCTGCTCCGGGCCACGAGGCAGCGGGCGGCCGACGAAGGCCACACCAACCTGCTCCTCATCCTCGCCTCCAA GTTTCCCCTGTGCGCCTGGTTGGCGCAGAGGATGGGCGTTCACCAGCAGTACTGCATGGGTTGTGGGCGCATCGGGGGTGGGGCCGCCAGCCAGGACTTCATCACCTGCATCACCCCTGGCtgcagag ggatctACTGCAGAGAATGCTACCAGCTGCTTAGCAACGTCTGCTCCATCTGCATGGCCCCCCTGGCCTACCAGGGCGACATGGACGAAGAGAT CGACTCCAGTGACGAGGAGACCGTGGGGCTATGGCTGGGCGCCACACGGGCGctgcgggggcaggagcaggagcagaggcGCCGGCTGCGCCAGCTGCTAAGGCAGCGCATCCGCCAagcagtgcagggccagggctcctgccggcgcctgccccaggagctggccGCGTGGGTCtgggcccagctggaggaggatgAGAGCGGAGACAGCACCGGGGCCAGCACTCCCAGCCCCATGGCAGCGGCTGATGACAGCTCCAG CGACCTGGACTTCAGCTACCAGGAGCAGCCTGAGGGCAGTgacggggagggaggggccctgccggggcccaggcccccagagccaggggagctggaggaagTGAAGATGATCCCAGATACCAGCCAGTGA
- the DCST1 gene encoding E3 ubiquitin-protein ligase DCST1 produces the protein MARPKRQKLPNTTLKRAVLGLLPACCARFLWSQPDQLRLSKFFLGAGVGGFLALGLSQLLIFPMSLDEGHKIELMYGLAGVSALGWGVSPHFRCATLLVAPKFLGKEGRLYLLTYVLAAVYDGPIANMRHNLDEVIRSVGCTVELQINHSRQIWKVSTAPLRAVLRDMVKGGQTLNAETRNVSQAFAGLNEQVASEAGYGVRRPRRAQGQRAASTQQLYEQVASEAGYGVRRPRRAEGQRAASTQQLNEQVASEAGYGVRRPRRAQGQRAASTQQLYEQVASEAGYGVRRLHRAEGQRAASTQQLNEQVASEAGYGVRRLHRAEGQRAASTQQLNEQVASEAGYGVRRPRQAQGQRAASTQQLYEQKTKLRCKYVIDEAIGRCQAWFDAKHKACLQRIAVPLISHLLCLPMKFKFLCHVVQVMHAWCRDKIPVEGNFGQTYDKVNGSVAGISQDFSAQLVIQHEPQDTLMGVNVSRERLTEEVTSHVRQQSVRLGQAISVLRLLLSCTFLFVFISAFSYTNHYNHDIRFDNLYVTTYFRQLDARRWKQKKRTLLPLRRAEVSGVIFPCRLAVQPPELKSLMLELLECVPPLLFLLLSWGLDYVLYTMFSVIRHHSFVQYSFRSSHHLEVRVGGRSLLARLLRSTIGALNTSSEMALESTNLACLPQPQAMAQSDYLASCLPLGALVLLCLGQVYAHRLRRVIAAFYFPKREKKRVLFLYNELLRKRQAFVRLQRRRIARRARRHQAFEKPLLERFYLWCPLLRRCLRRYCVLCGSPESHTSQLCPTPTCGTIYCQPCWRDMGQVCFACTPGHVSLSGDSSSEEQMTYAD, from the exons ATGGCGAGACCAAAGCGGCAGAAACTGCCCAATACGA ccctgaagcgagccgtgctcggcctgctgCCCGCCTGCTGTGCCCGCTTCCTCTGGAGCCAGCCCGACCAGCTCCGCCTCAGCAAGTTCTTCCTGGGCGCAGGCGTTGGGGGCTTCCTGGCCCTCG gcctctcccagctcctcatctTCCCTATGAGCCTCGACGAGGGTCACAAGATCGAGCTGATGTACGGGCTGGCAG gtgtcagtgccctgggctggggcgtCTCCCCGCACTTCCGCTGCGCCACCCTCCTGGTGGCCCCCAAGTTCCTGGGCAAGGAGGGGAGGCTCTACCTGCTCACCTACGTCCTGGCTGCCGTCTATGACG GCCCCATCGCCAACATGCGGCACAACCTGGACGAGGTGATCCGCTCCGTGGGCTGCACCGTGGAGCTGCAGATCAACCACAGCCGGCAGATCTGGAAGGTGTCCACGGCCCCCCTGCGTGCCGTGCTGCGCGACATGGTG AAAGGCGGACAGACCCTCAATGCGGAGACCCGGAACGTCTCGCAGGCTTTCGCAGGGCTGAACGAGCAGGTGGCCAGCGAGGCGGGGTACGGCGTGAGGCGCCCGCGCCGGGCACAGGGGCAGCGCGCCGCCAGCACACAGCAGCTGTACGAGCAGGTGGCCAGCGAGGCGGGGTACGGCGTGAGGCGCCCGCGCCGGGCAGAGGGGCAGCGCGCCGCCAGCACACAGCAGCTGAACGAGCAGGTGGCCAGCGAGGCGGGGTACGGCGTGAGGCGCCCGCGCCGGGCACAGGGGCAGCGCGCCGCCAGCACCCAGCAGCTGTACGAGCAGGTGGCCAGCGAGGCGGGGTACGGCGTGAGGCGCCTGCACCGGGCAGAGGGGCAGCGCGCCGCCAGCACACAGCAGCTGAACGAGCAGGTGGCCAGCGAGGCGGGGTACGGCGTGAGGCGCCTGCACCGGGCAGAGGGGCAGCGCGCCGCCAGCACACAGCAGCTGAACGAGCAGGTGGCCAGCGAGGCGGGGTACGGCGTGAGGCGCCCGCGCCAGGCACAGGGGCAGCGCGCCGCCAGCACACAGCAGCTGTACGAGCAGAAAACCAAACTGCGCTGCAAAT ATGTGATTGACGAGGCGATCGGGCGCTGCCAGGCCTGGTTCGACGCCAAGCACAAGGCCTGTCTGCAGCGCATTGCAGTGCCCCTCATCAGCCATCTGCTCTGCCTGCCCATGAAGTTCAAGTTCCTCTGCCACGTGGTGCAGG tgatgCACGCCTGGTGCAGGGACAAGATCCCCGTGGAGGGAAACTTCGGCCAAACCTACGACAAGGTGAACGGCTCCGTGGCCGGCATCAGCCAGGACTTCAGCGCCCAGCTGGTCATCCAG cacGAGCCCCAGGACACGCTGATGGGCGTGAACGTGTCCCGGGAGCGGCTCACCGAGGAGGTGACCTCGCACGTGCGTCAGCAGAGCGTCCGGCTGGGCCAGGCCATCTCCGTGCTGCGCCTGCTGCTCTCCTGCACCTTCCTCTTCGTCTTCATCTC cgcTTTCTCCTACACGAACCACTATAACCATGACATCCGCTTTGACAACCTCTACGTCACCACCTACTTCCGCCAGCTCGACGCCCGGCGCTGGAAGCAG AAGAAGCGTACGTTGCTGCCCCTGCGCCGGGCCGAGGTCTCCGGCGTGATCTTCCCCTGCAGGCTGGCCGTGCAGCCGCCCGAGCTGAAGAGCCTG ATGCTGGAGCTCCTGGAGTGCGTCCCCCCACTGCTCTtcctgctgctgtcctggggccTCGACTATGTCCTCTACACCATGTTCAGCGTCATCCGGCACCACTCCTTCGTGCAGTACTCCTTCCGCA GCAGCCACCACCTGGAGGTGCGGGTCGGGGGCCGCTCCCTGCTGGCCCGGCTGCTCCGAAGCACCATCGGCGCCTTGAACACGTCCTCCGAGATGGCACTGGAGTCGACTAAcctgg cctgcctgccgcaGCCCCAGGCCATGGCGCAGAGCGACTACCTGGCCAGCTGCCTGCCCCTGGGGGCCCTGGTGCTGCTGTGTCTGGGGCAGGTGTATGCCCACCGCCTGCGCCGCGTCATTGCTGCCTTCTACTTCCCCAAG CGGGAGAAGAAGCGGGTTCTCTTCCTGTACAACGAGCTGCTGCGCAAGCGCCAGGCCTTCGTCCGGCTGCAGAGGAGACGCATCGCCCGGCGAGCCCGGCGGCACCAGGCCTTT GAGAAGCCCCTGCTGGAGCGTTTCTACCTCTGGTGCCCACTTCTGCGCCGCTGCCTGCGCCGGTACTGCGTGCTGTGCGGCTCGCCCGAGAgccacacctcccagctgtgcccaaCGCCCACCTGCGGCACCAtctactgccagccctgctggagggacatggggcaggtCTGCTTCGCCTGCACCCCCGGCCACGTGTCCCTGTCTGGAGACAGCAGCAGCGAGGAGCAGATGACCTACGCGGACTGA